One Persicobacter psychrovividus DNA window includes the following coding sequences:
- the lon gene encoding endopeptidase La, with translation MDSQNDMFQNAVLVGMEETENGEFISINDEMDEAEVEATTIPDELPILPIKNTVLFPGVVIPITVGRAKSIKLVKDAYKGDRTIGVVAQKNKDVEDPKVHDFYNIGTVARIVKMLVLPDGNTTIIIQGMRRFMLQDIISEDPYFQAKVISLEESFPAKETEEAAALVETLKDAAAKILRLNPEMPQEAQSAIENIDSPAFLTHFLSSNLSVAAKEKQRILETDQGRERSTLLLEFMSKDIHMLELKNEIQSKVHSDLDAQQRDYFLRQQMKVLQDELGQGGPESDVKNLRKKGEAKKWPKEVKEHFMKELDKLSRVNPQAPEYAVNLGYAEFMIDLPWGEFTEDNFDLKRARKILDKEHYGLNKVKERIIEYLAVLKLKRDLKGPILCLYGPPGVGKTSLGRSIANALGREYVRMSLGGLHDESEVRGHRKTYIGAMPGKILQNLKRAKTANPVFVLDEIDKVSADFRGDPSSALLEVLDPEQNNAFVDNYLEIGFDLSKVLFIATSNSLETIQPALRDRMEIIELTGYTQEEKVEISKKHLIPKQREEHGLKAADIAINKGAIKTVIDGYTRESGVRSLERKLGALCRNVAKSVAMEEEYSKTINNARVEEILGAQLFDKELYENNRTAGVVTGLAWTQAGGEILFIESALSRGNGKLTLSGQLGDVMKESAMAALTYLKSNAERMGIDYRIFNNYDLHIHVPAGAVPKDGPSAGITMLTSLASVFTQRKVRSKLAMTGEITLRGQVLPVGGIKEKLLAARRAGIKEIVLCEKNRKDVEEIEVEYISDLNINYVKEAREVFDYALLEEKVSEPIDFILEQKKEK, from the coding sequence ATGGATTCACAGAACGACATGTTTCAAAACGCAGTTCTTGTGGGAATGGAAGAAACCGAGAATGGTGAGTTTATCTCGATCAACGACGAGATGGATGAGGCTGAGGTGGAAGCAACGACAATTCCTGACGAACTGCCAATCCTGCCAATAAAAAATACAGTACTTTTCCCAGGTGTGGTAATACCGATCACCGTTGGGCGTGCCAAATCCATTAAATTGGTGAAGGACGCTTACAAAGGAGACCGTACCATTGGGGTGGTAGCTCAAAAAAATAAAGACGTTGAAGACCCTAAGGTTCATGATTTTTACAATATCGGAACCGTAGCGCGAATCGTAAAAATGCTGGTATTGCCTGATGGTAACACCACCATCATTATTCAGGGGATGCGTCGCTTTATGCTTCAGGATATTATTTCTGAAGATCCTTATTTCCAGGCGAAAGTCATCAGCCTGGAGGAGAGCTTCCCTGCAAAAGAAACAGAAGAAGCGGCCGCTTTGGTGGAAACACTCAAAGATGCTGCGGCAAAAATATTACGCCTGAACCCTGAGATGCCTCAGGAGGCACAGTCGGCGATTGAGAATATCGACTCTCCGGCATTCCTTACGCACTTTTTGTCGTCCAACCTTTCAGTGGCAGCAAAAGAGAAGCAGCGTATTTTGGAGACCGACCAAGGTCGTGAGCGTTCCACATTGCTGTTGGAGTTCATGTCCAAGGATATCCACATGCTGGAGCTGAAAAATGAAATTCAGTCCAAAGTTCACTCTGACCTTGATGCGCAGCAGCGGGATTATTTTCTGCGCCAGCAAATGAAAGTTCTTCAGGATGAACTGGGGCAAGGTGGCCCGGAATCTGATGTGAAGAACCTCCGCAAAAAAGGAGAAGCTAAAAAGTGGCCCAAAGAGGTGAAGGAACACTTCATGAAGGAGCTTGATAAGCTGAGCCGGGTAAACCCTCAGGCACCAGAATACGCGGTGAATCTGGGTTATGCTGAGTTTATGATCGATTTGCCTTGGGGAGAATTTACCGAAGACAACTTCGACCTTAAGCGTGCCCGTAAAATTTTGGATAAAGAGCACTATGGCCTTAATAAAGTAAAGGAGCGCATCATTGAGTACCTTGCCGTGCTGAAGTTGAAGCGTGACCTGAAAGGGCCGATTTTGTGTCTTTATGGCCCTCCTGGTGTGGGAAAAACCTCATTGGGGCGCTCTATAGCGAATGCCTTGGGCCGTGAGTATGTCCGCATGTCGTTGGGTGGTTTGCATGATGAGTCGGAGGTGCGCGGTCACCGTAAGACTTATATTGGAGCCATGCCAGGGAAAATTTTGCAAAACCTTAAACGTGCCAAAACAGCCAACCCTGTTTTTGTATTGGATGAAATTGATAAGGTCAGTGCTGATTTCCGTGGCGATCCTTCGTCCGCTTTATTGGAGGTACTGGACCCAGAGCAGAACAACGCTTTTGTGGATAACTACCTGGAAATTGGTTTCGACCTTTCCAAGGTATTGTTTATTGCCACCTCAAATTCACTGGAGACCATTCAGCCTGCATTGCGCGACCGTATGGAGATTATTGAATTGACAGGCTATACACAGGAAGAGAAAGTTGAAATCTCGAAAAAACACCTGATTCCTAAACAGCGTGAAGAGCACGGCCTGAAGGCTGCTGATATTGCGATTAATAAAGGCGCAATCAAAACAGTGATTGACGGTTACACCCGTGAGTCTGGTGTGCGTAGCCTTGAACGCAAGTTGGGTGCGCTTTGCCGTAATGTTGCCAAATCGGTAGCAATGGAAGAAGAGTATTCAAAAACGATCAATAACGCCCGTGTGGAGGAAATCCTTGGAGCGCAATTGTTTGATAAAGAATTATATGAAAATAACCGCACTGCTGGCGTAGTAACAGGATTGGCATGGACGCAGGCAGGTGGTGAGATTTTGTTTATTGAGTCGGCGCTTAGTCGAGGAAATGGCAAATTGACCCTTTCTGGTCAGTTGGGCGATGTCATGAAAGAATCGGCCATGGCGGCCCTGACTTATCTGAAATCCAATGCAGAGCGTATGGGCATTGATTATCGTATTTTCAATAATTACGATTTGCATATTCACGTACCTGCAGGTGCGGTGCCTAAGGATGGCCCGTCGGCAGGTATCACTATGCTGACCTCCCTTGCTTCGGTATTTACCCAGCGAAAAGTGCGTTCCAAACTGGCCATGACTGGCGAGATCACCCTTCGGGGGCAAGTGTTGCCTGTAGGTGGAATTAAGGAGAAGCTTTTGGCGGCACGTCGGGCGGGGATCAAAGAAATAGTCCTTTGTGAGAAAAACCGTAAAGATGTCGAGGAAATCGAGGTGGAATACATCAGCGACCTGAACATCAATTATGTGAAGGAAGCCCGTGAGGTGTTTGATTATGCCTTGCTGGAGGAGAAAGTCAGTGAGCCTATTGATTTCATTCTTGAACAGAAAAAAGAGAAGTAA
- the porQ gene encoding type IX secretion system protein PorQ — protein MNTRFTLFFSGLLLLVQYSYGQSLKGGAYALLNAPYSAKSAAMGTVMPSNYFDDGAAFVSNPAAALPSFDQHLGIHYTSRFAGIQQGLVTYQFSMPKTGSWAVSAQYLHFGTMQGYDPSGNPEGTFTAGDYLIAITKQHQVGNFSVGLSAKFINSKIESYAASAMLFDAGILFIHPEHEFSAGLVLKNFGFNLRNFDTEPVNLPFDVQLGATFKPDHMPVRFSVAASYLPHDAPYLGQNEQENTTLKDAFRYFNIGTEFLIHKNVHLMAGYNQDIRASLGLQDKKGLSGFAFGGRILVKKWTIDYTYAAYHAAGGAHFVSLSTNLSHFKFRN, from the coding sequence TTGAACACCCGTTTTACCCTCTTTTTTTCAGGACTACTTTTGTTGGTTCAGTATTCCTATGGGCAGTCCCTGAAAGGTGGGGCATATGCATTGCTGAATGCGCCATATTCTGCCAAATCTGCGGCGATGGGCACCGTCATGCCCTCCAATTATTTTGATGATGGCGCCGCTTTTGTCAGTAATCCTGCGGCGGCATTACCCTCCTTCGATCAGCATTTGGGCATACACTACACCAGCCGATTTGCAGGCATACAGCAGGGGTTGGTCACTTATCAGTTCTCGATGCCCAAAACAGGTTCGTGGGCAGTGTCGGCACAATATTTACATTTTGGCACAATGCAGGGTTATGACCCGTCGGGAAACCCTGAAGGGACTTTCACCGCAGGCGATTATCTGATCGCCATAACCAAGCAGCATCAGGTGGGCAACTTCAGTGTGGGGCTCTCTGCCAAATTTATCAACAGTAAAATCGAAAGCTATGCCGCAAGTGCCATGCTTTTTGATGCGGGGATTTTGTTTATTCACCCTGAACATGAATTTTCCGCAGGATTGGTGTTGAAGAATTTCGGTTTCAACTTACGGAATTTCGATACCGAGCCCGTGAATCTCCCATTCGATGTTCAGCTTGGCGCTACTTTCAAGCCCGATCATATGCCTGTGCGTTTTTCTGTGGCGGCGTCTTATTTACCTCATGATGCCCCCTATCTTGGGCAAAATGAGCAGGAAAATACCACGCTGAAGGATGCTTTCCGCTACTTTAATATCGGTACGGAATTCCTGATTCATAAAAATGTGCACCTGATGGCGGGTTATAATCAAGATATTAGAGCATCGCTCGGTTTACAGGACAAAAAAGGTTTGTCAGGTTTCGCCTTCGGAGGGAGAATTCTCGTTAAAAAATGGACGATCGATTACACTTATGCGGCCTATCATGCTGCTGGTGGAGCACACTTCGTCAGCCTCAGCACCAACCTCTCTCATTTTAAATTTAGAAATTGA